In Fusobacterium sp., the genomic stretch GGAAATAACTTATTCTTAGAACCATATGGAACATTATCATATACATATATAGATCAAGATGGAGCAGATGAGGGAAACAAAGCTTTAGCTATAGAAACACATTCAAAGTCATTTGACTATACAGCAGCAAAAGTGGGAGTAGACCTTAAAAAAGTAATACCACATGAAAAAGGAAAGAGTACACTTTCAGCGGGGGTAAGCTATACAAGAATATTAAGTGGAGCAGATGAGGAATATATCACAGGAAGATTCAAAGGTGGAAGTGACTTTGATATACTTGTTGCTCATAAGAATGAACATAGTATAGG encodes the following:
- a CDS encoding autotransporter outer membrane beta-barrel domain-containing protein; translated protein: GNNLFLEPYGTLSYTYIDQDGADEGNKALAIETHSKSFDYTAAKVGVDLKKVIPHEKGKSTLSAGVSYTRILSGADEEYITGRFKGGSDFDILVAHKNEHSIGLNAKYALELENGVLFDVKGTYAVERDSHNDSGKNKTKGEWIVGAGLGYKF